One Acidimicrobiia bacterium DNA window includes the following coding sequences:
- a CDS encoding DUF2237 domain-containing protein, with translation MPDRNVLGKQLEPCSSDPMTGFYRDGNCATGPDDLGSHTICAVVTAEFLDHQRFIGNDLTTPMPGFRFPGLRPGDRWCVTARNWARAHADGAAAPVVLASTNEAVLDIVPLDVLEEYAVDVPEDASGLE, from the coding sequence ATGCCGGACCGCAACGTGCTCGGAAAACAGCTCGAGCCCTGTTCCTCCGACCCGATGACCGGGTTCTACCGAGACGGAAACTGCGCCACCGGACCCGACGATCTCGGCAGCCACACCATCTGCGCCGTGGTAACCGCCGAGTTCCTCGACCACCAGCGCTTCATCGGCAACGACCTGACCACGCCGATGCCCGGGTTCCGGTTTCCCGGCCTTCGTCCCGGGGACCGCTGGTGCGTCACCGCCCGCAACTGGGCCCGAGCCCACGCCGATGGCGCCGCCGCCCCGGTGGTGCTGGCCTCCACCAACGAGGCGGTCCTCGACATCGTCCCGCTCGACGTCCTCGAGGAATACGCCGTCGACGTCCCCGAGGATGCGAGCGGGCTGGAGTAG
- the clpS gene encoding ATP-dependent Clp protease adapter ClpS encodes MSTTTTPQRTDHPSVDTDHESDRPWQVVVWNDPVNLMSYVVWVLRKLFGHSVEEATRLMLQVHHEGRAVVSNGPLEKAEHDCHRLHHHGLWATLERT; translated from the coding sequence GTGAGCACGACCACCACACCCCAACGGACCGATCACCCATCCGTCGATACCGACCACGAGTCCGACCGACCCTGGCAGGTGGTCGTGTGGAACGACCCCGTCAACCTCATGTCGTATGTGGTGTGGGTCCTGCGCAAACTGTTCGGACATTCCGTGGAGGAAGCCACCCGCCTGATGCTGCAGGTCCATCACGAGGGCCGGGCGGTCGTGTCCAACGGGCCGTTGGAGAAGGCAGAGCACGACTGCCATCGGCTGCACCACCACGGCCTGTGGGCCACGCTGGAGCGAACGTGA
- a CDS encoding helix-turn-helix domain-containing protein translates to MERISVDISKDWLSVADVCEYMDVSPFVVTRVLRAGDLPAVKMGREWRISRVDFEEWLNAQRLSPIVSRRP, encoded by the coding sequence ATGGAGCGGATCAGCGTCGACATATCGAAGGACTGGCTGTCGGTCGCCGATGTGTGTGAGTACATGGACGTCTCCCCGTTCGTGGTGACCCGAGTGCTGCGGGCAGGTGACCTTCCCGCCGTGAAGATGGGCCGTGAGTGGCGGATCTCTCGAGTCGACTTCGAGGAGTGGCTCAACGCCCAACGACTGTCGCCCATCGTCAGCCGGAGACCGTGA
- a CDS encoding DUF2017 family protein — protein sequence MKEPFARAGDGVAVRLGADERRVLRGLTGVIEAAGDADGRFAYTAHPDDAEADHGYRALLGDSLDTARGEDRTMMTATLDAKVLDEEAAMAWMRVIGDARIALAHRLGIEDDGWEEARDPTDPETALLMYLGYLQDTLVRVLT from the coding sequence GTGAAAGAGCCCTTCGCCCGAGCCGGCGACGGTGTCGCCGTCCGCCTCGGCGCCGATGAACGCCGGGTGCTCAGAGGGCTGACCGGCGTCATCGAGGCTGCGGGCGACGCCGACGGCCGCTTCGCCTACACGGCGCACCCGGACGACGCCGAAGCCGACCACGGATACCGCGCCCTGCTCGGGGACTCACTCGACACCGCCCGCGGCGAGGACCGGACGATGATGACCGCCACCCTCGACGCCAAGGTCCTCGACGAGGAGGCGGCGATGGCCTGGATGCGGGTCATCGGCGATGCCCGCATCGCCCTCGCCCACCGCCTGGGCATCGAAGACGACGGCTGGGAGGAGGCAAGGGATCCGACCGATCCCGAGACCGCCCTGCTCATGTACCTCGGGTACCTCCAGGACACGCTGGTACGCGTCCTGACCTGA